A genomic segment from Myxococcales bacterium encodes:
- a CDS encoding protein kinase, translating into MKTCPECKLAFPRGRSTCARCGASLEEAKDPRIGTTLAGRYILEEVIGQGGMATVYRARHALVDRTSAIKVVSPLLARDVTVRERFRREAKSVQKIAHPNVVDVQDQGVTEDGTSYIVMEFLDGSALASIIGTEPLRCRAPWAS; encoded by the coding sequence ATGAAGACGTGCCCCGAATGCAAGCTCGCGTTCCCGCGAGGACGCAGCACCTGCGCCCGGTGCGGAGCGTCGCTCGAGGAGGCGAAGGACCCGCGCATCGGCACCACGCTCGCCGGCCGCTACATCCTCGAAGAGGTCATCGGGCAGGGCGGCATGGCGACCGTCTATCGGGCTCGGCACGCCCTTGTGGACCGAACGTCGGCCATCAAGGTCGTCAGTCCCTTGCTCGCGCGTGACGTGACGGTGCGCGAGCGCTTTCGTCGTGAAGCGAAGAGCGTTCAGAAGATCGCGCACCCGAACGTCGTCGACGTGCAAGACCAAGGCGTCACGGAAGACGGCACCTCGTACATCGTCATGGAGTTCCTCGACGGGAGCGCCCTGGCGAGCATCATTGGGACCGAACCCCTCCGCTGCCGCGCGCCGTGGGCCTCATGA